A part of Marinomonas rhizomae genomic DNA contains:
- the zapE gene encoding cell division protein ZapE, translated as MTPITRYKQDLTRADFNYDPAQEEAVEALQDLFDRLVANQADKPSGGLLGRFLKKKAPTVEQGLYFWGGVGRGKTYLMDTFFDCLPTEKKMRLHFHRFMQMVHQELRKLHDVKNPLEIVGKQISSKAQVLCFDEFFVTDITDAMILAGLLDVLFENGTTLVATSNIEPDGLYKNGLQRARFLPAIDLVKKHTKVMNVDGGVDYRLRTLKQAKLYHFPLNDEADEALDERFKSLISDASHIVEGGAAEIEGRDIPLIRSCEGLAWFDIKALCDGPRSQVDYIELARLYSTVIISNLPQMDASRDDLARRFINLVDEFYDRHVKVIFSAEVAIPDIYTGTRLAFEYDRTVSRLLEMQSEEYLSLEHRP; from the coding sequence TGGTTGCTAATCAAGCTGATAAACCCTCAGGCGGCCTTCTTGGGCGTTTTCTAAAAAAGAAGGCACCGACTGTTGAGCAGGGTTTGTATTTTTGGGGTGGAGTAGGTCGAGGTAAGACCTATTTGATGGATACTTTTTTTGACTGCTTACCGACAGAAAAGAAAATGCGTCTGCATTTTCATCGTTTTATGCAGATGGTGCATCAAGAGCTTCGTAAGTTGCATGATGTTAAAAATCCATTAGAGATTGTTGGAAAGCAAATTTCATCTAAAGCGCAAGTGTTGTGCTTTGATGAGTTTTTTGTGACAGATATTACTGATGCCATGATTTTGGCGGGGCTACTTGACGTGTTGTTTGAAAACGGCACAACTTTAGTAGCGACTTCTAATATAGAGCCAGACGGTTTGTATAAGAATGGTTTGCAGCGTGCGCGTTTCTTGCCCGCTATTGATCTCGTCAAGAAACACACTAAAGTGATGAATGTAGATGGTGGTGTAGATTACCGATTACGCACATTGAAACAAGCTAAGCTTTATCACTTTCCGTTAAATGATGAAGCAGATGAAGCTTTGGATGAACGTTTTAAGAGTCTCATCTCAGACGCCTCTCATATTGTTGAGGGTGGTGCGGCAGAAATTGAAGGTCGAGATATTCCTTTGATTCGAAGCTGTGAAGGTCTTGCTTGGTTTGATATTAAGGCATTGTGTGATGGGCCAAGAAGTCAGGTCGATTACATTGAGTTGGCTCGCCTTTACAGTACGGTAATTATTTCTAATTTACCTCAAATGGATGCGTCGCGTGATGATTTAGCGAGACGTTTTATTAACTTGGTGGATGAGTTTTATGATCGTCATGTTAAGGTGATTTTCTCTGCTGAAGTGGCTATTCCAGATATCTACACTGGTACGCGATTGGCCTTTGAATACGATCGTACCGTGAGCCGATTGTTAGAGATGCAATCTGAAGAGTATTTGTCTTTAGAGCACCGTCCTTAA
- a CDS encoding VWA domain-containing protein — translation MKWLKINTVLLVAVLSFWMPSSQADTQFRVIVDASGSMLISDPDKLTSEALRLISNLAPEEKATLGIWLFGEEPRVLLPEAVVNKANKAKLASYVDSYVTQDVKTDLEAIVKLLLETPDSGDLKPGFNRHWILVTDGMVDISLDDAVNKASRDRILNELTDKLEERGIHLHTISMTGYTDKALLESLSLRTNATHTEVAIPEDLLDTFDRIFTQASPSDELPFDGNRFTVDDAIKELTLVVFHENGIQPHIVKPDGTLLSLVSDQNVSVSTSNHYTLITVRAPASGEWQVNNVDLERSSVRVITDLSGQATPIAPVIFQNEPIYSTVALFQKDKVIKDDKILNLLTVKQTLVRLSGEQKETVFSHTMDKTNGQFKQRLEGITEPGNYELVSLVDGKTFSRQLSQFFTVSPAISFEGSNPSGNLVSFSAKPVNLKLNMQRSNVKLEFTYNNGTTEVEEMPLIGQGYWEIIIPVSANDNVKVRAQLIGFTQTGLRFEYWTPVWHFNRQGNDEPSVGLGEIAPLGAAIISAAASNKGVTPMSVSPSISVVSDAEERSDASPEETSMSAEESTTEKVMDEANSLSKTEWLLYGALNIGGIVVIAGGIFMYRRIKKNNSIKREELDDV, via the coding sequence GTGAAGTGGTTGAAAATAAATACTGTGTTGTTAGTGGCTGTTTTATCCTTTTGGATGCCATCTAGCCAAGCGGATACTCAATTCCGTGTTATTGTTGATGCCTCTGGTAGTATGTTGATCAGTGATCCTGATAAGCTCACTTCTGAGGCATTACGTCTTATTTCAAATCTTGCTCCAGAAGAAAAAGCCACTCTGGGAATTTGGTTGTTTGGTGAAGAGCCCCGTGTCCTTTTACCAGAAGCCGTTGTGAACAAAGCCAATAAAGCCAAACTGGCGAGCTATGTTGACAGCTATGTAACGCAAGACGTCAAAACCGATCTAGAAGCCATTGTTAAGTTGCTGTTAGAAACACCTGATTCGGGCGACCTAAAACCCGGTTTTAATCGTCATTGGATTTTAGTGACCGATGGTATGGTGGATATCAGCCTGGACGATGCAGTAAATAAGGCATCGCGTGATCGTATCCTTAATGAGCTGACTGACAAACTAGAAGAGCGCGGTATTCATCTTCATACTATTTCTATGACGGGCTACACTGATAAAGCTTTGCTCGAATCGCTTTCTCTGCGAACCAATGCGACGCACACTGAAGTCGCCATACCTGAAGATTTATTAGACACCTTCGACCGCATTTTTACTCAAGCTTCGCCTTCTGACGAATTACCATTCGATGGCAATCGTTTTACTGTGGACGACGCAATTAAAGAACTGACATTAGTGGTGTTTCATGAAAATGGTATACAGCCTCATATTGTGAAACCGGATGGGACTCTTTTGTCTTTGGTGAGTGATCAAAACGTTTCTGTGTCTACATCAAATCATTACACCCTCATTACGGTTCGTGCTCCTGCTTCGGGTGAGTGGCAAGTTAATAATGTCGATCTAGAGCGGAGTAGTGTCAGAGTTATTACCGATTTAAGTGGCCAGGCAACGCCGATCGCGCCAGTCATATTTCAGAATGAGCCGATTTATTCCACTGTCGCTTTATTTCAGAAAGACAAGGTTATAAAAGACGACAAGATATTGAACCTGCTGACCGTTAAACAAACATTAGTACGTTTAAGTGGCGAGCAAAAAGAAACCGTATTTTCTCATACAATGGACAAGACGAACGGGCAATTTAAGCAACGTCTGGAAGGTATTACAGAGCCGGGGAATTATGAATTAGTGAGCCTGGTCGATGGGAAAACCTTCTCTCGTCAGCTGAGCCAATTTTTCACTGTGAGTCCTGCGATCAGTTTCGAGGGGAGTAATCCGAGCGGTAACTTGGTGTCTTTTTCTGCCAAACCGGTGAATTTAAAACTGAATATGCAGCGTTCTAATGTGAAACTTGAATTCACCTATAACAACGGCACCACAGAAGTTGAGGAAATGCCGCTTATTGGTCAAGGCTATTGGGAAATAATCATTCCAGTATCTGCAAATGATAACGTAAAAGTTCGTGCTCAGTTAATTGGTTTTACCCAAACCGGATTACGTTTTGAATATTGGACACCAGTTTGGCATTTTAATCGACAGGGTAATGACGAGCCATCGGTTGGGCTAGGTGAAATTGCTCCTTTAGGGGCTGCTATTATTTCTGCTGCAGCCTCCAACAAAGGTGTGACGCCAATGTCGGTTTCGCCTTCTATTTCAGTGGTGAGCGATGCTGAAGAAAGGTCGGATGCTTCGCCTGAAGAAACGAGTATGTCAGCAGAAGAATCGACGACTGAGAAGGTGATGGATGAGGCGAATAGCCTGTCCAAAACAGAATGGCTTTTGTATGGCGCTCTAAACATTGGCGGCATTGTCGTGATCGCAGGCGGTATATTTATGTATCGTCGGATAAAGAAAAACAATTCGATTAAGAGAGAAGAACTAGACGATGTGTGA
- the recR gene encoding recombination mediator RecR has protein sequence MFSPLIKELIESLRCLPGVGPRSAQKMALYLLERDHQGADRLANALREALDKVGRCSSCRTLTEETECQLCTDPERDSKHLCIVETPADVVAIESAGSFSGRYFVLLGHLSPIDGIGPEELGLDRLETLVQHNQVEEAIIATNSTVEGEATCHYIAEKLKTLNINVSRIAHGVPMGGELEYVDGNTLALALEGRKKL, from the coding sequence TTGTTTAGTCCCTTAATTAAAGAACTGATTGAATCATTACGTTGTTTGCCGGGTGTTGGGCCAAGATCGGCGCAAAAGATGGCATTGTATTTATTAGAACGTGATCATCAAGGGGCAGATAGACTGGCAAATGCATTGCGCGAGGCGCTCGACAAAGTTGGGCGTTGTTCAAGTTGTCGTACTCTGACTGAAGAGACTGAGTGCCAACTTTGTACAGACCCAGAACGTGATTCAAAGCATTTATGTATTGTAGAAACGCCCGCAGATGTTGTCGCAATTGAATCTGCAGGTAGTTTTTCTGGGCGTTATTTTGTTTTGCTAGGACATTTGTCTCCTATCGACGGCATTGGTCCAGAAGAATTAGGCTTAGATCGTTTAGAAACCTTGGTTCAACATAACCAGGTTGAAGAGGCGATAATCGCCACGAATTCGACGGTTGAAGGTGAGGCAACTTGCCATTATATCGCTGAAAAATTAAAAACATTGAACATCAATGTCAGTCGAATTGCTCATGGTGTCCCCATGGGTGGTGAGCTGGAATACGTTGATGGAAACACTCTGGCTTTAGCGCTAGAGGGACGGAAAAAACTCTAG
- the rplM gene encoding 50S ribosomal protein L13, whose protein sequence is MKTFTAKPAEVRRDWFVVDAEGKTLGRLATEIARRLRGKHKAEFTPHVDTGDYIVVINAEKVHVTGNKAAAKQYYRHTGYPGGLRSMNFEKLIDHAPERVLEIAVKGMLPKGPLGRAMHKKMKVYAGTEHPHAAQQPQALNI, encoded by the coding sequence ATGAAAACTTTTACAGCTAAACCTGCTGAAGTTCGCCGCGACTGGTTCGTGGTTGATGCTGAAGGCAAAACTCTAGGTCGCTTGGCTACTGAAATTGCTCGCCGTCTTCGCGGTAAGCATAAAGCGGAATTCACTCCTCATGTTGACACTGGTGATTACATCGTTGTTATCAATGCTGAGAAAGTTCACGTTACAGGTAACAAAGCAGCTGCTAAACAATACTACCGCCATACTGGTTACCCAGGCGGCTTGCGTTCTATGAATTTCGAGAAGTTGATTGATCACGCTCCTGAGCGCGTTCTTGAAATCGCCGTAAAAGGTATGTTGCCAAAAGGTCCTTTGGGCCGTGCAATGCACAAGAAAATGAAAGTGTACGCTGGTACTGAGCATCCACATGCTGCTCAACAGCCTCAAGCCCTTAACATTTAA
- a CDS encoding glutathione S-transferase N-terminal domain-containing protein, with amino-acid sequence MGVIAKRSSMTFFSDGEDHYSHRVRIVLAEKAVTVDIIDVDPFNKPDELADVNPYNELPALVDRDLVLYEPNVMMEYLDERFPHPPLLPVYPVARAESRLFMYRIQRDWAKLVDLILTSKDKEAVAKAQKELREGLLNVAPIFEEKPYFMSDEFTIVDCCLAPILWRLPALGVEIPKDQARALYKYMDLVFARESFQESLSEAEQEMRLD; translated from the coding sequence ATGGGTGTTATTGCAAAGCGCTCCTCAATGACGTTCTTCTCTGATGGAGAAGATCATTACAGCCATCGAGTTCGTATTGTATTGGCTGAGAAAGCCGTCACAGTGGACATCATAGATGTAGACCCGTTTAATAAGCCAGACGAGTTGGCGGATGTTAATCCATATAATGAACTACCAGCGTTAGTCGATCGTGACTTGGTTCTTTATGAGCCAAATGTGATGATGGAATATTTGGATGAGCGTTTTCCACATCCACCGTTGCTGCCTGTATATCCTGTTGCTCGTGCTGAAAGCCGTTTGTTTATGTATCGTATTCAGCGTGACTGGGCGAAGCTAGTTGACTTGATTCTTACAAGTAAAGACAAAGAAGCTGTAGCTAAAGCGCAGAAAGAATTGCGTGAAGGTTTATTGAATGTTGCGCCAATTTTCGAAGAAAAACCTTATTTCATGAGCGATGAGTTTACTATCGTAGATTGTTGTTTGGCTCCGATCTTGTGGCGTTTGCCTGCTTTAGGTGTAGAGATTCCTAAAGATCAAGCAAGAGCGTTATACAAATATATGGATCTTGTCTTTGCTCGTGAGTCTTTCCAAGAAAGTCTTTCCGAAGCAGAACAAGAAATGCGTTTAGACTAA
- a CDS encoding YcgN family cysteine cluster protein produces MIAKRYEPFWKTTPLEQMSQAEWESICDGCGKCCLQKLQDDETEEVFYTNLSCHQLNIASCQCKVYNTRQEKVSTCITLTSDQIDEFHWLPDTCSYRVLHETKELPNWHPLVVGNDKEMLQQGLTVRHYAVNENTVDEEDWETHIIKWVHGMPEPYEIT; encoded by the coding sequence ATGATTGCAAAGCGTTACGAACCTTTTTGGAAAACCACACCGCTAGAGCAGATGTCTCAAGCGGAATGGGAGTCTATCTGTGACGGTTGCGGAAAATGTTGTCTGCAAAAATTACAAGATGACGAAACAGAAGAGGTTTTTTATACCAATTTATCTTGCCATCAACTCAATATTGCTTCTTGCCAGTGTAAGGTTTACAACACTCGACAGGAAAAAGTATCGACTTGTATTACGCTAACCTCAGATCAGATTGATGAGTTTCATTGGTTGCCTGATACCTGCAGTTATCGCGTATTGCATGAAACCAAAGAGTTGCCAAACTGGCACCCTTTGGTGGTGGGGAATGACAAAGAGATGCTCCAACAAGGTCTTACGGTTCGCCATTACGCGGTGAACGAAAATACGGTTGACGAAGAAGATTGGGAAACGCATATTATTAAATGGGTACATGGTATGCCGGAGCCGTATGAAATAACGTGA
- the rpsI gene encoding 30S ribosomal protein S9, producing MSATQYYGTGRRKTSTARVFLKAGSGNLVINNRTLSQYFGRETAQMVVRQPLELVNATEKFDVYITVKGGGISGQAGAIRHGITRALMQYDETLRRTLRSAGFVTRDSREVERKKVGLRKARRRPQFSKR from the coding sequence ATGTCAGCTACTCAATACTACGGTACAGGTCGTCGTAAAACGTCTACCGCTCGTGTGTTCCTTAAAGCGGGTTCTGGTAACCTAGTTATCAATAACCGTACTCTTTCTCAGTACTTCGGTCGTGAAACGGCTCAAATGGTTGTTCGTCAGCCTCTTGAACTTGTTAACGCTACTGAAAAATTTGACGTTTACATCACTGTTAAAGGTGGTGGTATCTCTGGTCAAGCTGGTGCGATCCGTCACGGTATCACACGCGCATTGATGCAATACGATGAGACTCTACGTCGTACTCTACGTTCTGCAGGATTCGTTACACGCGACTCTCGTGAAGTTGAACGTAAGAAAGTTGGTCTACGCAAAGCACGTCGTCGTCCTCAGTTCTCTAAGCGTTAA
- a CDS encoding YbaB/EbfC family nucleoid-associated protein, whose amino-acid sequence MFKGGMGNMMRQAQQMQENVQKAQEEVANMEIEGQAGAGLVKILMTGRHDVKRVSIDDSLFGDDKEMLEDLIAAAVNDAVRNIEVSQKEKMAAATAGMSLPPGFKMPF is encoded by the coding sequence ATGTTTAAAGGTGGTATGGGTAACATGATGCGCCAAGCGCAGCAGATGCAAGAAAATGTGCAGAAAGCACAAGAAGAAGTTGCCAATATGGAAATTGAAGGCCAAGCAGGTGCGGGTCTGGTAAAAATTCTAATGACGGGTCGTCATGATGTGAAGCGAGTTTCTATCGATGATTCTTTGTTTGGTGATGACAAAGAGATGTTAGAGGATTTAATCGCGGCCGCTGTGAACGATGCTGTGCGCAATATCGAAGTATCTCAAAAAGAAAAAATGGCTGCAGCTACGGCGGGTATGTCTTTGCCACCTGGCTTTAAGATGCCTTTCTAG
- the dnaX gene encoding DNA polymerase III subunit gamma/tau has protein sequence MSYQVLARKWRPQTFLEMAGQDHVLQALVNALRQQRLHHAYLFTGTRGVGKTTIARIFAKCLNCETNGISPEPCGTCDSCREIAEGRFVDLIEVDAASRTKVEDTRELLENVQYAPTRGRFKVYLIDEVHMLSTHSFNALLKTLEEPPAHVKFLLATTDPQKLPVTILSRCLQFNLKNMSPQRVVDYLQTVLNTEQVNFDQPALWQIGQAANGSMRDALSLTDQAIAFGNGTISESGVTAMLGLVNQAQVLDLLESVASKNAAQVLNRIEQLADYQPDFAAICGSLLDVLHRVAIEQQVPGALMDQMGDLARIQAIAASVSSEEIQILYQSLLIGRRDLHLAHSVRAGFEMLMLRLIAFRPAPPMVVSHDAPPAIQAHTEVAPTPVASSDTLNQTTEPDYSSQAMAEKKTAVIEQDEPVVSEPAEQMPEPEHAQEEPAVPTVPAEHPPWEDAPESVAVEATLVEQDAAENTVVEGVTSENLQDEAPQEHTEEVEPVTPHHVDAAEIENDDPLEPVEAMMEEESTAGNVAVSQEPDIPTETVKKTGHEPKPFVVAQETFAEDGFDESDEDEDDEEAEERAIADIVDPFNPAAELVDALGAEPIDSPVVEENKEPDTRLAKVPDTIAQPALGMPLPEMSHYNELTMKLWWLVAPRLPLTGLVQNILMNSSLVDASDQGVRLEVPLEYGHMLNQVRYEQIQGALSDFFGMTVPLIIDTVEDTTGVTAEEFAASKRAEALQVAITHLNSHPVVQALSATMGAQLVYDTVKVKA, from the coding sequence ATGAGCTACCAAGTACTCGCACGAAAATGGCGCCCACAGACTTTCCTTGAAATGGCTGGGCAAGACCATGTACTTCAAGCGTTGGTGAATGCCTTACGCCAACAGCGTTTACATCACGCTTATTTGTTTACTGGTACACGTGGTGTCGGTAAAACCACGATCGCACGTATTTTTGCTAAATGCTTAAATTGTGAAACCAATGGCATTTCCCCAGAGCCTTGTGGAACCTGCGATAGTTGCCGTGAAATCGCTGAAGGTCGTTTTGTTGATCTGATCGAAGTGGATGCAGCCTCTCGTACCAAGGTAGAAGATACCCGCGAATTATTAGAAAACGTACAATACGCGCCAACTCGTGGTCGCTTTAAAGTCTACCTGATAGACGAAGTACACATGCTGTCGACTCACTCCTTCAATGCGTTATTAAAAACCCTTGAAGAGCCGCCAGCCCATGTCAAATTTTTGCTGGCAACGACCGATCCACAGAAACTTCCTGTGACCATTTTATCTCGTTGTTTGCAGTTCAATCTTAAAAATATGTCGCCACAGCGCGTGGTGGACTATTTACAAACCGTGCTTAACACCGAGCAAGTTAATTTTGACCAGCCAGCGCTTTGGCAAATTGGACAAGCAGCCAATGGCAGTATGCGTGATGCCTTGAGTTTGACGGATCAAGCGATTGCTTTTGGCAATGGGACGATCTCGGAATCTGGTGTGACAGCAATGTTGGGCTTGGTGAATCAAGCACAAGTATTGGATTTATTAGAAAGTGTAGCGTCTAAAAACGCAGCGCAAGTGTTGAATAGAATAGAGCAACTTGCCGATTACCAACCAGATTTCGCAGCGATTTGTGGAAGCTTGCTAGATGTGTTGCACCGTGTAGCGATTGAGCAACAAGTGCCTGGCGCCTTGATGGACCAGATGGGTGACTTGGCGCGTATTCAAGCGATTGCCGCCAGTGTGAGTTCTGAAGAAATACAAATTTTGTATCAGAGCTTATTAATTGGTCGTCGTGATTTGCACTTGGCTCATTCAGTCCGCGCCGGGTTTGAAATGCTGATGCTAAGGTTGATAGCCTTCCGCCCAGCACCGCCAATGGTAGTTAGTCATGATGCGCCGCCAGCAATACAGGCTCACACAGAAGTGGCTCCAACACCAGTGGCGTCATCAGATACCCTGAATCAAACAACAGAGCCTGATTATTCGTCGCAGGCGATGGCGGAAAAAAAAACAGCCGTTATTGAGCAAGATGAACCAGTAGTATCTGAACCTGCTGAGCAAATGCCTGAGCCAGAACATGCACAAGAAGAACCTGCTGTGCCAACAGTGCCTGCAGAACATCCACCTTGGGAAGATGCTCCTGAATCGGTAGCGGTCGAAGCGACTCTTGTAGAGCAGGATGCTGCTGAAAATACCGTGGTTGAAGGTGTTACCTCTGAAAACCTTCAGGATGAAGCACCTCAAGAACACACTGAAGAAGTTGAGCCTGTCACTCCGCATCATGTCGATGCTGCTGAAATTGAAAACGACGATCCATTAGAGCCTGTTGAGGCGATGATGGAAGAAGAGAGCACAGCAGGGAATGTTGCTGTTTCGCAAGAGCCAGACATACCGACAGAAACGGTTAAAAAAACAGGGCATGAGCCTAAACCTTTTGTTGTTGCACAAGAAACATTCGCAGAAGACGGCTTCGATGAAAGCGATGAAGATGAGGATGATGAAGAAGCGGAAGAACGCGCCATTGCCGATATCGTCGATCCATTTAATCCCGCTGCGGAATTGGTTGATGCTTTAGGTGCGGAACCTATTGATTCGCCCGTCGTCGAAGAAAACAAAGAGCCTGATACACGTTTAGCGAAAGTGCCGGATACAATCGCTCAACCTGCACTAGGCATGCCATTACCTGAGATGAGCCATTATAATGAGCTAACCATGAAACTTTGGTGGCTGGTGGCGCCTCGTTTGCCTTTGACAGGTTTGGTGCAAAATATTTTAATGAATTCCAGCTTGGTGGATGCAAGCGATCAAGGTGTTCGCCTTGAAGTGCCTTTAGAGTATGGGCACATGCTTAACCAAGTGCGTTATGAACAAATACAAGGTGCGTTGAGCGACTTCTTCGGGATGACGGTGCCTTTGATTATAGATACAGTGGAAGACACCACGGGTGTGACCGCAGAAGAATTTGCCGCCAGTAAGCGAGCAGAAGCCTTACAGGTTGCGATCACTCATTTAAATTCACATCCAGTTGTGCAAGCTTTGTCGGCGACGATGGGCGCACAATTGGTTTACGATACGGTTAAAGTTAAAGCTTAA
- a CDS encoding YcgL domain-containing protein, translated as MKQHLIVEVFRSSKHDGMYLYVEKSKGLKDIPEELMSRFGKGISAMTMLLTNESKLARATPEKVTEGIREKGFYLQLPPAKDDYLLDLYKTPTEAVY; from the coding sequence ATGAAACAGCATTTAATCGTAGAAGTATTTCGTTCTAGCAAGCATGATGGAATGTACTTGTACGTGGAAAAAAGTAAGGGACTAAAAGATATCCCTGAAGAGCTTATGTCTCGATTTGGCAAAGGCATCAGTGCGATGACCATGTTGTTAACTAATGAAAGTAAATTGGCTCGAGCAACGCCTGAAAAAGTAACTGAAGGCATTCGTGAAAAAGGCTTCTATTTACAATTGCCACCAGCGAAAGATGACTATTTGTTGGATTTGTATAAAACACCGACAGAAGCGGTTTATTAA
- the rnd gene encoding ribonuclease D, translating to MNDQDDALNIIWVADNESLASWCEYWAELPVIAVDTEFIRRTTYFPITGLIQISEGEKAVLIDPLSIDEWEPLRDLMVNPSVMKVFHACSEDLDVFERLLGVLPAPFYDTQIGEAYASAQWSLSYVKLIHEYLQIEVAKDETRSDWVQRPLTDAQKRYAALDVVYLAKVYPMQIARLEEKNMLEWVMEDCESLKWQYQMNSDPEQNWDGVKTAWRLSPAGLTLLRLLFIWRDEQARKEDVPKGQILKDRTLWSLAKTMPTHHKAVSEAEELTGRQHRLYGEVILQNVALVNELSPDEYQLPLEIPLPSQAGELTKRIKSFVREKADALKIAPEAMMKRKLLDPLVRHLYDGTEIDWQNPALTGWRRDVIVNPVLETFKES from the coding sequence ATGAATGATCAAGATGATGCTCTGAATATTATTTGGGTTGCGGACAATGAATCACTGGCGAGTTGGTGTGAGTACTGGGCAGAATTACCCGTTATCGCCGTCGATACAGAATTTATTCGTCGCACGACCTATTTTCCAATTACGGGGCTAATCCAAATTAGTGAAGGCGAGAAAGCCGTACTGATTGATCCTTTGAGCATTGATGAATGGGAACCACTTCGTGATTTGATGGTGAACCCTTCTGTGATGAAAGTTTTCCATGCTTGTTCTGAAGATCTGGATGTTTTTGAACGTTTGTTAGGTGTTTTGCCTGCTCCTTTTTACGATACTCAAATTGGTGAAGCCTACGCCAGCGCCCAATGGTCGCTGAGTTATGTGAAGCTTATTCATGAGTATTTGCAAATTGAAGTGGCAAAAGATGAAACCCGTTCTGACTGGGTTCAACGTCCGTTAACCGATGCGCAAAAACGTTATGCGGCTCTTGATGTGGTGTATTTGGCGAAAGTGTACCCAATGCAAATTGCCCGTTTAGAAGAAAAAAACATGCTTGAATGGGTCATGGAAGATTGTGAATCATTGAAGTGGCAGTATCAGATGAACTCTGATCCAGAGCAAAATTGGGACGGTGTGAAAACCGCATGGCGCTTGTCACCAGCAGGTTTGACGCTATTACGCTTGTTGTTTATTTGGCGTGATGAGCAAGCTCGTAAAGAGGATGTGCCAAAAGGTCAGATTCTCAAAGATCGAACTTTATGGTCATTGGCGAAAACCATGCCGACACACCATAAAGCGGTTTCTGAAGCAGAAGAGTTAACGGGTCGTCAGCATCGTTTGTACGGTGAGGTGATTTTGCAGAATGTTGCCTTGGTAAATGAGTTGTCGCCTGATGAATATCAATTGCCACTGGAAATTCCTTTGCCATCTCAGGCAGGAGAATTGACGAAACGTATCAAGTCATTTGTTCGTGAAAAAGCAGATGCGCTGAAAATTGCACCAGAAGCTATGATGAAGCGTAAGCTGTTAGATCCTTTAGTGCGTCATTTGTATGACGGCACTGAGATTGATTGGCAGAACCCTGCCTTAACAGGCTGGCGACGTGACGTGATCGTTAATCCAGTACTAGAGACATTTAAAGAGTCCTAA
- a CDS encoding ClpXP protease specificity-enhancing factor produces the protein MLPKRSYLLNAAYSWVADNDMTPYLLVDAEQKDVVVPTEFVKDGQIVLNIGMTAVRHLIMDKEAVSFEARFSGRPMQVYVPMRSALALYAKENGDGFVFPDEEFLDEPTPTPPEPKKGFQLKVVK, from the coding sequence ATGTTACCGAAGAGATCTTATTTATTAAATGCGGCTTATTCTTGGGTTGCTGATAATGATATGACACCTTATTTGTTGGTTGATGCTGAGCAGAAAGATGTCGTGGTGCCTACCGAATTCGTTAAAGATGGTCAGATAGTATTAAACATTGGTATGACTGCTGTCCGTCATTTGATCATGGATAAAGAGGCGGTTTCATTTGAGGCGCGTTTCAGTGGTCGGCCCATGCAGGTTTATGTTCCTATGCGATCGGCCCTTGCTTTGTACGCAAAAGAGAATGGTGATGGTTTTGTGTTTCCGGATGAGGAGTTTCTTGATGAGCCCACTCCGACGCCACCAGAGCCTAAAAAAGGTTTCCAACTAAAAGTTGTGAAATAA